In Anaerostipes hadrus ATCC 29173 = JCM 17467, a single genomic region encodes these proteins:
- a CDS encoding leucine-rich repeat domain-containing protein, which translates to MKKRLLCFTMLLTVTISAITFTNNVKAATKWNTSKSVTKEENGIKYSAYLTEDGKESWIYQIKLSKKITKLTLPKEINQAKLTRVGFGEELYGEGHDSYINIFGDTIEPWHGCYGTLSYNDKNKRTIQEIVFPNTVNQIEAASFTGMTKLRELKMPEQVTKVPSYAFAKCTVLSKVTFSKNMQSIASSAFLHSNQVKTFSCPKSNKTFAVKKGMLMTKSGKTLVLVPNKMKKVTIPTSVKTIKAKTFNGSQATSIVIPKSVKKIEAKALSSKKVTKVSLSSKNKIYKMANNCIYRKSDGLLVGVIAKTKKVSIPSKVKVIDDTVSVMGKIGTKNQVHIPKSVNKVVERWMFYGDATVYFHGMKPPVIVSEYNGNEFTALPIFNKVYVPKKAKNTYIKWAKDRDGLTWHDLHTF; encoded by the coding sequence ATGAAAAAAAGATTATTATGCTTTACCATGTTACTGACAGTAACGATCAGTGCAATCACATTCACGAATAATGTGAAAGCAGCAACCAAATGGAACACAAGTAAATCAGTCACGAAAGAAGAAAACGGTATCAAGTATTCTGCATATTTGACAGAAGATGGTAAAGAAAGCTGGATCTATCAGATTAAATTAAGCAAAAAGATCACAAAATTAACATTGCCAAAAGAGATTAATCAGGCAAAACTTACCAGAGTAGGATTTGGAGAAGAATTATATGGGGAAGGACATGATTCATATATAAATATTTTTGGAGATACGATCGAACCATGGCATGGATGCTACGGAACATTGTCATATAATGACAAGAATAAAAGAACGATTCAAGAAATTGTATTTCCCAATACCGTGAATCAGATAGAAGCAGCTTCATTTACCGGAATGACAAAGCTTAGGGAACTTAAGATGCCAGAGCAGGTTACAAAGGTACCATCTTATGCATTTGCAAAATGTACGGTACTTAGTAAGGTTACATTTTCAAAGAACATGCAGTCAATTGCAAGCAGTGCATTTTTACACAGTAATCAAGTGAAAACATTCAGTTGCCCAAAATCCAATAAAACATTTGCAGTGAAAAAAGGAATGTTGATGACAAAATCAGGAAAAACATTAGTGCTTGTACCAAACAAGATGAAAAAAGTCACAATCCCTACAAGTGTGAAAACAATTAAAGCAAAGACATTTAATGGTTCACAGGCAACAAGCATTGTAATTCCAAAGTCTGTAAAGAAGATTGAAGCAAAAGCATTATCTAGCAAAAAGGTTACAAAAGTAAGCTTAAGCAGCAAAAATAAGATTTACAAGATGGCAAATAACTGCATCTATCGGAAGTCCGATGGGTTATTAGTTGGAGTAATTGCAAAAACAAAGAAGGTTAGCATTCCATCCAAAGTAAAAGTGATTGATGATACAGTTTCTGTGATGGGAAAGATTGGCACGAAGAATCAGGTACATATTCCAAAATCCGTAAATAAGGTAGTGGAACGCTGGATGTTTTATGGAGACGCAACGGTGTACTTCCACGGAATGAAACCGCCAGTGATCGTTAGTGAATATAATGGCAATGAATTTACAGCACTGCCAATCTTTAATAAAGTCTATGTGCCAAAGAAAGCAAAGAATACCTATATCAAATGGGCAAAAGACAGAGATGGTTTGACATGGCATGATCTGCATACATTTTAA
- a CDS encoding nucleotidyltransferase substrate binding protein — protein sequence MKKLENFSNCLEVLKSADFEMADNNDIYRTGVIGQFNLTFELAWKALQEILKMHGADGAATGSPREILQLGCELPTT from the coding sequence ATGAAAAAGCTTGAGAACTTTTCGAATTGTCTTGAAGTGTTAAAAAGTGCAGATTTTGAAATGGCAGATAATAATGATATTTACAGAACAGGCGTAATCGGACAATTTAATTTGACATTTGAGCTTGCATGGAAGGCATTACAAGAGATATTAAAAATGCACGGAGCAGACGGAGCGGCAACTGGGTCACCAAGAGAGATTTTACAGTTAGGGTGTGAACTACCCACAACCTAA
- a CDS encoding nucleotidyltransferase family protein has product MKYNIPERVLKDISAFAKKYSINKVILFGSRARGDNTERSDIDIAVYGGDFDSFYWDIKEKVHSLLSFDVVEADKPISEELKQEIEKDGVIIYEKA; this is encoded by the coding sequence ATGAAATACAATATTCCAGAAAGAGTTTTAAAGGACATTTCTGCATTTGCAAAAAAATATTCAATCAATAAAGTAATTTTATTTGGATCGAGAGCAAGAGGTGACAATACAGAGAGAAGTGATATTGATATTGCTGTATATGGCGGAGATTTTGACTCTTTTTATTGGGATATTAAAGAAAAAGTACATTCTCTTTTAAGTTTTGATGTGGTAGAAGCAGATAAGCCAATTTCAGAGGAATTAAAACAAGAAATAGAAAAGGATGGTGTGATAATATATGAAAAAGCTTGA
- the iscB gene encoding RNA-guided endonuclease IscB, producing MVYVISQDGKPLMPCSDPIARLLLKQGKAKVKKREPFTIKLTYETTNHTQGLTLGVDTGSGTIGTAVSKDNGDIVYMSEVVVRNDITDKMTQRAKYRRNRRNRKTRYRKARWLNRASSIKKDRFSPTMQSKLHSHVREIEYIQSILPVTEMVFETGQFDMQLMKNPSLANPKVRPWGYQKGANYGFENTKAMVLNRDNYTCQCCKGKHKDSKLEVHHIVFRSQGGSDEESNLLTLCHTCHKDLHSGKINPKLSGKVKGNLKYATQMNSIRKQLFRFYPNAIETFGYVTKANRLHLGVDKEHYYDACTIATQGNAFNVKSNLYKKKCVSDGDFQKTKGIRSEQPIVTDKICGFRKFDKVRYFGNDYFIKGRMSTGYAILMDIDGNKIDFSTMPRGYKTPKLSNCKRITARSTVMTQVKVV from the coding sequence ATGGTTTATGTGATTTCACAAGATGGTAAACCACTAATGCCATGTAGTGATCCAATTGCAAGATTATTACTTAAGCAAGGCAAAGCAAAAGTTAAGAAGCGTGAGCCATTTACAATTAAGTTAACTTACGAAACAACAAATCACACTCAAGGCTTAACTCTTGGTGTAGATACTGGAAGCGGAACTATTGGCACTGCTGTAAGTAAAGACAATGGAGATATTGTCTATATGTCAGAAGTTGTTGTAAGAAACGACATTACTGACAAAATGACACAAAGAGCAAAGTATCGCAGAAATAGACGAAATCGTAAAACTCGTTATAGAAAAGCAAGATGGTTAAATCGTGCAAGTTCTATCAAAAAAGATAGATTTAGTCCTACAATGCAGAGCAAACTTCACAGCCATGTAAGGGAAATAGAATACATTCAGTCTATTCTTCCCGTTACAGAAATGGTATTTGAAACAGGTCAGTTTGATATGCAGCTTATGAAAAATCCAAGTCTTGCCAACCCAAAAGTGAGACCATGGGGATACCAAAAAGGTGCTAATTATGGATTTGAAAATACCAAAGCAATGGTGCTTAATAGAGATAACTATACTTGTCAATGTTGTAAAGGCAAGCATAAGGATAGCAAATTAGAAGTCCATCATATTGTATTTCGCAGTCAAGGTGGCTCTGATGAAGAAAGTAATTTACTTACTTTATGTCATACTTGCCATAAAGACTTGCATAGTGGAAAGATTAACCCCAAATTGAGTGGTAAAGTTAAGGGTAACCTTAAATATGCTACACAGATGAATTCTATCCGTAAGCAGCTTTTCAGATTCTATCCAAATGCTATTGAAACTTTTGGATATGTAACAAAAGCGAATCGTTTGCATTTAGGTGTAGACAAAGAACATTATTATGATGCCTGTACTATCGCAACACAAGGAAATGCTTTTAATGTAAAGAGTAATCTTTACAAAAAGAAATGTGTTTCTGATGGTGATTTTCAAAAGACTAAAGGTATTCGTTCTGAACAACCTATTGTTACAGATAAGATTTGTGGTTTTAGAAAGTTTGATAAGGTTCGGTATTTTGGAAATGATTACTTTATCAAAGGAAGAATGTCTACGGGATATGCAATTCTTATGGATATTGATGGCAATAAGATTGACTTTAGCACAATGCCAAGAGGCTACAAAACACCAAAATTAAGTAATTGCAAACGCATTACAGCAAGGTCAACTGTAATGACGCAAGTAAAAGTAGTCTAA
- a CDS encoding leucine-rich repeat domain-containing protein, producing MKKRLLCFITLLTATISAVTLTNNVKAATKWNTSKSVTKEENGIKYSAYLTEDGKESWIYQIKLSKKITKLTLPKEINQAKLTRVGFGKELYNKGEDEDAYQNLFGDTIEPWHNCYGDLSNDDKNKQTIETVAIPGTVNQLEIATFSGMKKLKSVVIPEQTASVPAYTFAKCSALSKVTFSKNMNEIDSTAFVKSNQVKTFSCPKANKTFAVKKGMLTTRSGKTLVLVPNKMKKLTIPSSVKEIKANALNGSQATSIVIPKSVKKIGAKALESKKITKVSLSSKNKTYKMANNCIYRKSNGTLTAVLVKTKKITIPSKVKVIDDTVSVMGKIGTKNQVHIPKSVKKVVEDWMFFGDSATVYFHGTKPPVIVSKFKGNEFTALPIFNKVYVPKKAKKTYIKWAKDRDGLKWNNLHTF from the coding sequence ATGAAAAAAAGATTACTATGTTTTATCACTCTGCTAACAGCAACGATCAGTGCGGTCACACTCACGAACAATGTGAAAGCAGCAACCAAATGGAACACAAGTAAATCAGTCACGAAAGAAGAAAATGGTATCAAGTATTCTGCATATTTGACAGAAGACGGCAAAGAAAGCTGGATCTATCAGATTAAATTAAGCAAAAAGATCACAAAATTAACATTGCCAAAAGAGATTAATCAGGCAAAACTTACCAGAGTAGGATTTGGAAAAGAATTATATAATAAAGGTGAGGATGAGGATGCTTATCAAAATCTGTTTGGAGATACCATTGAACCATGGCATAACTGTTATGGAGATCTGTCAAATGATGATAAGAACAAACAGACCATTGAAACAGTAGCGATTCCAGGTACAGTAAATCAGTTGGAGATAGCAACATTTAGTGGTATGAAAAAACTAAAAAGTGTCGTGATTCCAGAACAGACAGCAAGTGTACCAGCATATACTTTCGCAAAATGCAGTGCATTATCTAAAGTAACATTTTCAAAAAATATGAACGAAATAGACAGCACAGCGTTTGTAAAGAGCAATCAGGTAAAAACATTCAGTTGTCCAAAAGCAAATAAAACATTTGCGGTGAAAAAAGGCATGTTGACAACAAGATCTGGAAAAACCTTAGTACTTGTACCAAACAAGATGAAAAAGCTTACAATTCCATCATCTGTAAAAGAAATCAAAGCAAATGCTCTAAATGGATCACAGGCAACAAGTATTGTAATTCCAAAGTCAGTAAAGAAGATCGGTGCCAAAGCATTAGAAAGCAAGAAGATTACAAAAGTAAGCTTAAGCAGTAAAAATAAGACTTACAAGATGGCAAATAACTGCATCTATCGTAAATCCAATGGAACATTAACAGCAGTGCTTGTTAAGACAAAGAAGATCACAATTCCATCCAAAGTAAAAGTGATTGATGATACAGTTTCTGTGATGGGCAAGATTGGCACGAAGAATCAGGTACATATTCCAAAATCTGTGAAGAAAGTCGTAGAAGATTGGATGTTCTTTGGAGATAGTGCTACCGTATATTTCCACGGAACAAAACCACCAGTGATCGTGAGCAAATTTAAAGGAAATGAATTCACAGCTCTTCCAATCTTTAATAAAGTCTATGTGCCAAAGAAAGCAAAGAAGACATACATTAAATGGGCAAAAGACAGAGATGGATTAAAGTGGAATAATCTGCATACATTTTAA
- a CDS encoding BlaI/MecI/CopY family transcriptional regulator, with protein MGIRTYLFRLEEKGYLKVEVRKRRAYINVIIDKESYKKEKAGEILEEWFDGSAKELISAISGNIKKDDTEELKGILDGFDFK; from the coding sequence ATTGGTATCCGAACATATCTCTTTCGTTTAGAAGAAAAAGGATATCTCAAAGTAGAAGTAAGAAAAAGAAGAGCATATATTAATGTAATCATCGACAAAGAAAGTTATAAAAAGGAAAAAGCAGGAGAAATATTAGAAGAATGGTTTGATGGTTCAGCGAAAGAATTGATAAGTGCGATCAGTGGAAATATTAAGAAAGATGATACAGAAGAATTGAAAGGCATTTTAGATGGTTTTGATTTTAAATAG